A single window of Microbispora hainanensis DNA harbors:
- the corA gene encoding magnesium/cobalt transporter CorA has translation MRSSLLFPRINRHTRVMPTRLGAAPMKNVEPIVRCVPPSNSLVEFGAYVGGKKVEAGGIPEAVRLVREHNEVNEVPDAYVWVGLHEPAAPEVEWLAEVFGLHPLAVEDAIKAHQRPKVERYGDSLFVVLKTVAFLDHEVSAASSEIIGTGEIMVFVGPDFVVTVRHGRYCPLGEIREKLEAKPKLIARGPTGVLHAIADHVVDKYLQVADLMQAELEEVEAAVFAEVSSRDINRIYQLKREMLELKRAVGPLQTPFNALPQRRSIPSEMREYFRDVGDHLSRVCEAVQASNELSDSILQAALARSNALANEDMRKISSWVAIISVPTMIAGIYGMNFEHMPELRSVYGYPIVIGVMVVACTLLHRAFRRNGWL, from the coding sequence ATGCGCTCCTCTCTGCTCTTTCCCCGCATCAACAGGCACACCCGGGTCATGCCCACGCGCCTCGGCGCGGCGCCGATGAAGAACGTGGAGCCGATCGTCCGCTGTGTGCCGCCGAGCAATTCCCTCGTCGAGTTCGGCGCGTACGTCGGCGGCAAGAAGGTCGAGGCCGGCGGCATTCCCGAGGCCGTGCGCCTGGTACGCGAGCACAACGAGGTCAACGAGGTGCCCGACGCGTACGTCTGGGTCGGGCTGCACGAGCCCGCCGCGCCCGAGGTCGAGTGGCTCGCCGAGGTGTTCGGCCTGCACCCGCTCGCCGTAGAGGACGCCATCAAGGCCCACCAGCGTCCCAAGGTCGAGCGCTACGGCGACTCGCTGTTCGTGGTGCTCAAGACCGTCGCGTTCCTCGACCACGAGGTGTCGGCGGCGAGCAGCGAGATCATCGGCACCGGCGAGATCATGGTGTTCGTCGGGCCCGACTTCGTCGTGACCGTACGGCACGGCCGCTACTGCCCGCTCGGTGAGATCCGCGAGAAGCTGGAGGCCAAGCCGAAGCTGATCGCCCGCGGCCCGACCGGCGTCCTGCACGCCATCGCCGACCACGTCGTGGACAAGTACCTTCAGGTCGCCGACCTCATGCAGGCCGAGCTCGAAGAGGTCGAGGCGGCCGTCTTCGCGGAGGTCAGCTCCCGCGACATCAACCGGATCTACCAGCTCAAGCGCGAGATGCTGGAGCTCAAGCGCGCGGTCGGACCGCTCCAGACCCCCTTCAACGCCCTTCCCCAGCGGCGCAGCATCCCCTCCGAGATGCGTGAGTACTTCCGCGACGTCGGCGACCACCTGTCCCGCGTGTGCGAGGCGGTCCAGGCGTCCAACGAGCTGTCCGACTCGATCCTCCAGGCCGCGCTGGCCCGCTCCAACGCCCTCGCCAACGAGGACATGCGCAAGATCTCCTCGTGGGTGGCGATCATCTCGGTCCCCACGATGATCGCCGGCATCTACGGGATGAACTTCGAGCACATGCCCGAGTTGCGGTCGGTCTACGGCTACCCGATCGTCATCGGCGTGATGGTCGTCGCCTGCACGCTCCTGCACCGCGCCTTCCGCCGCAACGGCTGGCTCTGA
- a CDS encoding cytochrome P450: MTEATPRLATYPLARERAFDPPDELARRRAEAPIQRMTYADGHEGWLVTGYAEARAILADNRFSTRPELLHSPIPQRSEFRSEPLTPGFFIRMDAPAHTRYRRLLTGQFTVRRMKQLEPRIQEITESRLDAMEREGAPADLVESFALPIPSLVICELLGVPYEDRGKFQHDSAVLLDLSSSIEEVRAAVQDLYSYLHGLVLAKAKEPADDILSGLVAGGELTHEEIGGVGLLLLIAGHETTANMLGLGTFALLTNPDQLAVVRDDPAAVENAVEELLRYLSIVHIGPTRTALEDVEVGGCLIRAGEAVTLSVAAANRDPERFEGGDTLDVTRPAHGHLSFGHGIHQCLGQQLARIEMRIAYPALLRRFPNLRLAVPAHEVPMRSNMAIYGVHRLPVLW, from the coding sequence ATGACAGAGGCGACACCCCGGCTGGCCACCTATCCCCTCGCTCGCGAACGTGCCTTCGACCCACCGGACGAACTGGCACGCCGCCGCGCCGAGGCGCCGATCCAGCGGATGACGTACGCGGACGGGCACGAGGGCTGGCTGGTGACGGGTTATGCCGAGGCGCGTGCCATCCTGGCCGACAACCGCTTCAGCACCCGCCCCGAACTGTTGCACTCGCCGATCCCCCAGCGCAGCGAGTTCCGCAGTGAGCCGCTGACGCCGGGGTTCTTCATCCGCATGGACGCCCCCGCCCACACCCGCTATCGCCGCCTGCTGACCGGGCAGTTCACGGTGCGGCGGATGAAGCAGCTCGAACCGAGGATCCAGGAGATCACCGAGAGCCGCCTCGACGCCATGGAGCGCGAGGGCGCCCCCGCCGACCTCGTCGAGTCGTTCGCACTCCCCATCCCCTCGCTGGTCATCTGCGAGCTGCTCGGCGTGCCGTACGAGGACCGGGGGAAGTTCCAGCACGACTCGGCGGTGCTGCTGGACCTGAGCTCCTCGATCGAGGAGGTCCGGGCCGCGGTGCAGGACCTGTACTCCTACCTGCACGGCCTCGTCCTGGCGAAGGCCAAGGAGCCCGCCGACGACATCCTGAGCGGCCTGGTCGCGGGCGGGGAGCTGACGCACGAGGAGATCGGCGGCGTCGGGCTGCTGCTGCTCATCGCGGGCCACGAGACGACCGCCAACATGCTCGGCCTGGGCACGTTCGCGCTGCTGACGAACCCCGACCAGCTCGCCGTCGTGCGGGACGACCCGGCCGCCGTCGAGAACGCGGTGGAGGAGCTGCTGCGCTACCTCAGCATCGTGCACATCGGACCCACCCGTACGGCCCTGGAGGACGTGGAGGTCGGCGGCTGCCTGATCAGGGCAGGCGAGGCCGTGACGCTGTCGGTGGCGGCGGCGAACCGCGATCCCGAGCGGTTCGAGGGCGGCGACACGCTCGACGTGACCCGGCCGGCGCACGGGCATCTGAGCTTCGGGCACGGCATCCACCAGTGCCTCGGCCAGCAGCTCGCCCGGATCGAGATGCGCATCGCCTATCCCGCCCTGCTGCGCCGCTTCCCCAACCTGCGCCTGGCCGTGCCCGCGCACGAGGTGCCGATGCGGTCCAATATGGCCATCTATGGTGTGCACCGCCTGCCGGTGCTGTGGTGA
- a CDS encoding ferredoxin yields the protein MKIKADTGRCIGAGMCVLTLPRVFDQSEDDGTVVVLDAEPPADLESGVKRAVQLCPSGALSVEE from the coding sequence ATGAAGATCAAGGCGGACACCGGACGGTGTATCGGTGCGGGGATGTGCGTGCTCACGCTGCCCCGGGTGTTCGACCAGAGCGAGGACGACGGCACGGTCGTGGTGCTCGACGCCGAGCCCCCGGCCGACCTCGAGTCCGGGGTGAAGAGGGCCGTGCAGCTCTGCCCGTCCGGCGCGCTGTCCGTGGAGGAGTGA
- a CDS encoding glycerophosphodiester phosphodiesterase family protein — protein sequence MHGYVELHGHRGARGLRPENTLPGLAFALELGVDALEFDVAMSADGQLVLTHDLHVSAVTSADTGMAVPGDEMFPYVGKPIIALTLPQLRTLDVGVRLPERPDDRFALTQVPLPDTRMPTLGAVLGLIGALGADHVRLHVELKSDPTRPDLCADPRRFVEEVVHELDRHDRLSRAALLSFDWRLLEIARPMLERRYALVERDTMTPAWMNGIRLGEVGGDLAAAAAAVGATALSPDRVLVDEALMTGAARQNLPVVVWTVNDADEAARLIDMGVAGIVTDYPDRMRRLWKARGLPLPGPVTPLRPVGA from the coding sequence GTGCATGGATACGTTGAGCTGCACGGGCACCGTGGAGCGCGGGGCCTGCGGCCCGAGAACACCCTGCCCGGCCTGGCGTTCGCGCTGGAGCTGGGGGTCGACGCACTCGAGTTCGACGTCGCCATGTCCGCGGACGGACAGCTCGTGCTCACCCACGACCTGCACGTGTCCGCGGTCACCAGCGCCGACACGGGCATGGCCGTTCCCGGCGACGAGATGTTCCCCTACGTCGGCAAGCCGATCATCGCGCTCACCCTGCCGCAGCTGCGCACCCTCGACGTCGGCGTACGGCTGCCCGAGCGGCCGGACGACCGCTTCGCGCTCACGCAGGTGCCGCTGCCGGACACCCGGATGCCGACGCTCGGGGCGGTGCTCGGCCTGATCGGCGCCCTCGGTGCCGACCACGTGCGCCTCCACGTGGAGCTGAAGTCCGATCCGACCCGTCCCGACCTGTGCGCCGACCCGCGCCGCTTCGTCGAGGAGGTCGTCCACGAGCTCGACCGGCACGACCGGCTGTCGAGGGCGGCGCTGCTCAGCTTCGACTGGCGCCTCCTGGAGATCGCCCGGCCGATGCTGGAGCGGCGGTACGCCCTGGTCGAGCGCGACACGATGACCCCCGCCTGGATGAACGGCATCCGTCTCGGCGAGGTCGGCGGCGACCTCGCGGCGGCGGCCGCGGCGGTGGGGGCGACGGCGTTGTCCCCCGACCGCGTGCTCGTCGACGAGGCGCTGATGACGGGGGCGGCCCGGCAGAACCTGCCGGTCGTCGTCTGGACGGTCAACGACGCCGACGAGGCCGCCCGGCTGATCGACATGGGGGTGGCCGGGATCGTCACCGACTACCCCGACCGCATGCGCCGCCTCTGGAAGGCCCGCGGCCTGCCGCTGCCCGGCCCGGTGACCCCGCTACGGCCCGTAGGAGCCTGA
- a CDS encoding adenylosuccinate synthase, which produces MPAVVLVGAQWGDEGKGKATDLLGGDVDYVVRYQGGNNAGHTVVIGDQKYALHLLPTGVLSPDVVPVIGNGVVVDPGVLLGEIDGLAERGISCDRLLISANAHLIMPQHKAIDKVSERFLGKAKIGTTGRGIGPAYGDKIYRMGIRVQDLLDPGILGKKIEAAVGEKNQILTKIYNRRGIDPAKVLEEYLGYAERLRPHIADTSLVLSRALDQDKVVLLEGGQGTLLDIDHGTYPFVTSSSPTSGGACAGSGIPPTRLTRIIGILKAYTTRVGSGPFPTELLDEQGDWLRQTGGEYGVTTGRNRRCGWFDAVIARYATRINGVTDFFLTKLDVLSGLERIPVCVAYDVDGVRHDEIPMTQTEFHHATPIYEELPGWQEDITGAKTFEDLPPNAQAYVRALEEMSGAPISAIGVGPGRTQTIQIRSLI; this is translated from the coding sequence ATGCCGGCTGTCGTTCTCGTTGGCGCCCAGTGGGGCGATGAGGGCAAGGGGAAGGCCACCGACCTGCTTGGTGGTGACGTCGACTACGTCGTGCGTTACCAGGGTGGCAACAACGCGGGCCACACCGTCGTCATCGGCGACCAGAAGTACGCGTTGCACCTGCTTCCGACGGGCGTGCTCTCCCCCGACGTGGTCCCGGTGATCGGCAACGGCGTGGTGGTGGACCCGGGCGTGCTGCTCGGCGAGATCGACGGGCTGGCCGAGCGGGGCATCTCCTGCGACCGGCTGCTGATCTCGGCCAACGCTCATTTGATCATGCCCCAGCACAAGGCCATCGACAAGGTCAGCGAGCGTTTCCTGGGCAAGGCCAAGATCGGCACGACCGGCCGCGGCATCGGCCCGGCGTACGGCGACAAGATCTACCGCATGGGCATCCGGGTCCAGGACCTGCTCGACCCCGGCATCCTCGGCAAGAAGATCGAGGCCGCGGTGGGCGAGAAGAACCAGATCCTCACCAAGATCTACAACCGCCGCGGGATCGACCCGGCGAAGGTGCTGGAGGAGTACCTCGGCTACGCCGAGCGGCTGCGCCCCCACATCGCCGACACCTCGCTCGTGCTCTCGCGGGCGCTCGACCAGGACAAGGTCGTGCTTCTGGAGGGCGGGCAGGGCACGCTGCTCGACATCGACCACGGCACCTATCCCTTCGTGACCTCCAGCTCGCCCACCTCCGGCGGCGCCTGCGCCGGCTCCGGCATCCCGCCCACCCGCCTGACCAGGATCATCGGCATCCTCAAGGCGTACACCACGCGCGTGGGGTCCGGGCCGTTCCCGACCGAGCTGCTCGACGAGCAGGGCGACTGGCTGCGCCAGACCGGCGGCGAGTACGGCGTCACCACCGGCCGCAACCGCCGCTGCGGCTGGTTCGACGCGGTCATCGCGCGGTACGCCACCCGGATCAACGGCGTGACCGACTTCTTCCTGACCAAGCTCGACGTGCTGTCCGGCCTGGAGCGGATCCCGGTCTGCGTGGCGTACGACGTGGACGGCGTCCGCCACGACGAGATCCCCATGACGCAGACCGAGTTCCACCACGCCACGCCGATCTACGAGGAGCTGCCCGGCTGGCAGGAGGACATCACCGGTGCCAAGACGTTCGAGGACCTGCCGCCGAACGCGCAGGCGTACGTCAGGGCGCTGGAGGAGATGAGCGGCGCCCCGATCTCCGCCATCGGCGTCGGTCCGGGCCGCACGCAGACCATCCAGATTCGTTCCCTGATCTGA
- a CDS encoding DUF3151 domain-containing protein, whose translation MESHENLLAGPPPTLLPDNPEARQMLESGAKAADVAARFPAYSAAWAALADDYFAAGHAVTSYAFARTGYHRGLDQLRRAGWKGHGPIPWEHEPNRGFLRCLNALARAAQAIGEKDEAERCAQFLRDSSREAAEALAPNP comes from the coding sequence ATGGAATCGCACGAGAACCTCCTTGCCGGCCCGCCGCCCACCCTGCTGCCGGACAACCCCGAAGCGCGGCAGATGCTCGAGTCGGGCGCCAAGGCGGCCGACGTGGCAGCCCGTTTCCCCGCCTACTCCGCGGCCTGGGCCGCTCTCGCCGACGACTACTTCGCCGCGGGTCACGCCGTCACCTCGTACGCGTTCGCGCGCACCGGTTATCACCGGGGTCTCGACCAGCTGCGCCGGGCGGGCTGGAAGGGGCACGGGCCGATCCCGTGGGAGCACGAGCCCAACCGGGGGTTCCTGCGCTGTCTGAACGCCCTGGCCCGGGCGGCACAGGCGATCGGCGAGAAGGACGAGGCCGAGCGCTGCGCCCAGTTCCTGCGTGACAGCAGCCGGGAGGCCGCGGAGGCGCTCGCACCCAACCCCTGA
- the fbaA gene encoding class II fructose-bisphosphate aldolase, whose protein sequence is MPIATPEVYAEMLDRAKAGGFAYPAINVTSSQTLHAALRGFAEAESDGIIQVSTGGAEFLSGTTVKDMVTGSVAFAEFARVVAEKYPVTVALHTDHCPKDKLGSFVRPLLEISAERVARGQDPLFQSHMWDGSAVPLDENLQIASELLDKTAAAKVVLEIEIGVVGGEEDGIVGEINEKLYTTPEDALAVAETLGLGERGRYIVAATFGNVHGVYKPGHVKLRPSVLKEIQEAVGAKYGKEKPFSLVFHGGSGSTLEEIRESISYGVVKMNIDTDTQYAFTRPIVDHMFRNYDGVLKVDGEVGNKKAYDPRSYGKAAEAGMAARIVEACQQLKSAGTKLK, encoded by the coding sequence ATGCCTATCGCGACTCCAGAGGTCTACGCCGAGATGCTCGACCGCGCCAAAGCGGGCGGTTTCGCTTACCCGGCGATCAACGTGACCTCGTCGCAGACCCTGCACGCCGCGCTGCGCGGCTTCGCGGAGGCGGAAAGTGACGGGATCATCCAGGTGTCGACCGGTGGCGCGGAGTTCCTCTCCGGCACCACCGTGAAGGACATGGTCACCGGGTCGGTGGCGTTCGCCGAGTTCGCCCGCGTGGTCGCCGAGAAGTACCCGGTGACGGTGGCGCTGCACACCGACCACTGCCCGAAGGACAAGCTCGGCTCCTTCGTCCGCCCGCTGCTGGAGATCTCCGCCGAGCGCGTCGCGCGCGGCCAGGACCCGCTGTTCCAGTCGCACATGTGGGACGGCTCCGCCGTGCCGCTGGACGAGAACCTCCAGATCGCGAGCGAGCTGCTCGACAAGACCGCCGCCGCCAAGGTCGTCCTCGAGATCGAGATCGGCGTGGTCGGCGGTGAGGAGGACGGCATCGTCGGCGAGATCAACGAGAAGCTGTACACGACGCCGGAGGACGCCCTGGCCGTCGCCGAGACCCTCGGCCTCGGCGAGCGTGGCCGCTACATCGTGGCCGCCACCTTCGGCAACGTCCACGGCGTGTACAAGCCGGGCCACGTCAAGCTGCGCCCGAGCGTGCTCAAGGAGATCCAGGAGGCCGTCGGCGCCAAGTACGGCAAGGAGAAGCCGTTCTCGCTGGTCTTCCACGGCGGCTCCGGCTCCACCCTGGAGGAGATCCGCGAGTCGATCTCGTACGGCGTGGTGAAGATGAACATCGACACCGACACGCAGTACGCCTTCACCCGCCCGATCGTGGACCACATGTTCCGCAACTACGACGGCGTGCTGAAGGTCGACGGCGAGGTCGGCAACAAGAAGGCCTACGACCCGCGCTCGTACGGCAAGGCCGCCGAGGCCGGCATGGCCGCGCGCATCGTCGAGGCGTGCCAGCAGCTCAAGTCCGCGGGCACCAAGCTCAAGTAG
- a CDS encoding DedA family protein, giving the protein MDVLLDLLDPKWWLSMLGAFATIGVIAIVFAETGLLVGFFLPGDSLLVTAGIFSTVAAAEGFGIAPLSLPTLLIGAPLAAIAGAQLGHFLGAKVGRKMFDKPDSRLFKREHVEKAEYYFEKFGPAKAVVAARFMPIVRTFMNPVAGVLEMDARRFFVWNALGGVVWVEALLLLGYFLGSKVEGIDRFILPGVFVVVLLSVIPIVREVLKNRKAAAAVPKGRHHAPR; this is encoded by the coding sequence GTGGACGTGCTCTTGGACCTTCTTGACCCGAAGTGGTGGCTGAGCATGCTCGGCGCCTTCGCGACGATCGGCGTCATCGCCATCGTATTCGCCGAGACCGGGCTGCTCGTCGGGTTCTTCCTGCCCGGTGACTCGTTGTTGGTGACCGCTGGAATTTTCAGCACCGTCGCCGCAGCGGAGGGATTCGGGATCGCGCCGCTGTCACTGCCCACTCTGTTGATCGGCGCACCGCTCGCGGCCATCGCCGGAGCGCAGTTGGGCCACTTCCTGGGGGCGAAGGTCGGGCGAAAGATGTTCGACAAGCCCGACTCCCGGCTGTTCAAGAGGGAGCACGTCGAGAAGGCGGAGTACTACTTCGAGAAGTTCGGCCCCGCGAAGGCCGTGGTCGCCGCGCGGTTCATGCCGATCGTCCGCACCTTCATGAACCCGGTGGCCGGCGTGCTGGAGATGGACGCGCGCCGTTTCTTCGTCTGGAACGCCCTCGGCGGGGTCGTCTGGGTCGAGGCCCTGCTGCTGCTCGGCTATTTCCTCGGCAGCAAGGTCGAGGGCATCGACAGGTTCATCCTTCCGGGCGTCTTCGTCGTCGTCCTCCTGTCGGTGATCCCGATCGTGCGCGAGGTCCTGAAGAACCGCAAGGCCGCCGCCGCCGTCCCCAAGGGCCGACACCACGCCCCTCGGTAA
- the pyrE gene encoding orotate phosphoribosyltransferase yields the protein MSDRERLLDEIKNKAVVHGRVVLSSGKEADWYVDLRRITLDGVAAPLVGRVMLDLTEDLDYEAVGGLTLGADPVATSMLHAAAARGRRLDAFVVRKAGKAHGLQRRIEGPDVAGRRVLAVEDTTTTGGSVLTAVEALREAGAQVVGIATIVHRGGDEALAATGIPYRSAYSLADLALTDPQTASR from the coding sequence ATGAGTGACCGCGAGAGACTGCTTGACGAGATCAAGAACAAGGCCGTGGTGCACGGGCGGGTCGTGCTGTCCTCCGGCAAGGAGGCCGACTGGTACGTCGATTTGCGCCGCATCACCCTGGACGGCGTGGCGGCCCCGCTGGTGGGCCGCGTGATGCTGGACCTCACCGAAGACCTGGACTACGAGGCGGTCGGCGGGCTCACGCTGGGCGCCGACCCGGTGGCGACGTCGATGCTGCACGCCGCGGCGGCGCGTGGCCGCAGGCTCGACGCGTTCGTGGTGCGCAAGGCGGGCAAGGCCCACGGCCTGCAGCGCAGGATCGAGGGCCCGGACGTCGCCGGGCGCCGGGTGCTCGCAGTGGAGGACACCACCACGACGGGCGGGTCCGTGCTCACCGCCGTGGAGGCGTTGCGCGAGGCCGGCGCGCAGGTCGTGGGCATCGCGACGATCGTGCACCGGGGCGGCGACGAGGCGCTGGCCGCGACGGGAATCCCCTACCGCTCCGCCTACTCGCTCGCGGACCTGGCGCTCACTGATCCTCAGACCGCTTCACGCTGA